GCAGCACGCCGACGTATTCGAGCAGCTCGATCGCGCGCTCCTTGATCTCGCGCTCTTCCTGGCGTTCGGCCGGCGTCTGGAACACCGCGCCGAGCAGCCCGTGCTTGGTGCGCACGTGGCGGCCCACCATCACGTTCTCGAGGGCCGTCATCCCGCCGAACAGGCGGATGTTCTGGAACGTGCGCGCGATGCCCGTCTTCGCGACCTGATGCACCGCGGTCGGCTTGTATTCCGTGCCGTCGAGCTTGAACTCGCCGGAGTCGGGCGTATAGAGGCCCGTGATCACGTTGAAGAACGTCGTCTTGCCGGCGCCGTTCGGGCCGATCAGGCCATAGATCTCGCCTTCCTTGATCTCGAGGCCGACGTCGGACAGCGCCTGCAGGCCACCGAAGCGCTTGTTCACGCCTTTGACGGACAGTCGGATTTGTTTGTCGCTCATGTGTGTATCCCCTTGTCCGTAGGTTAAGCGCGCACCGGCTTCTTGCTGGCGCGCTTCGCCAGTTTCGCGATCTTGTCCTCATGCTTCGGCGCCGGCCACAGGCCTTCCGAGCGGTACAGCATGATGACCACCATCGCGAGGCCGTACAGCGCCTGACGGATCACTTCCGTATCGACGACGTCGTGGCCGAACAGCGCGTGCTGCAGCGGGCTCATCGTCGAGCGCAGGAATTCCGGGAAGATGGCGAGCAGCACCGCGCCCAGGATCACGCCCGGGATATGGCCCATGCCGCCGAGCACCACGCATGCGAGCACGACGATCGATTCCCAGAACGTGAACGATTCCGGCGACACGAAGCCCTGGAACGAACCGAACATCGCACCCGACAGGCCGCCGAACGACGCGCCCATCGCGAATGCGAGCAGCTTCACGTTGCGGGTGTTGATGCCCATCGCCTTCGCCGCGATCTCGTCTTCGCGGATCGCCGCCCATGCGCGGCCGATACGCGAGTGCTGCAGGCGCGTACACACCCAGATCACCAGCAGCGAGCACAGCACGAACAGGTAGTAGTACATGTAGACCGACGGCAGCTGGATCCCGAACAGCGAGTGCGTCTGCGCGAGGCTGAAGTCGCCGATGTGCACCGGATCGATGCCCGTGATCCCCTTCGGGCCGTTGGTGATGTTCACCGGACGGTCGAGG
This region of Burkholderia contaminans genomic DNA includes:
- a CDS encoding ABC transporter ATP-binding protein, which gives rise to MSDKQIRLSVKGVNKRFGGLQALSDVGLEIKEGEIYGLIGPNGAGKTTFFNVITGLYTPDSGEFKLDGTEYKPTAVHQVAKTGIARTFQNIRLFGGMTALENVMVGRHVRTKHGLLGAVFQTPAERQEEREIKERAIELLEYVGVLQYADYTSRNLSYGHQRRLEIARALATDPKLLALDEPAAGMNATEKVELTRLLDKIRSDGRTILLIEHDVKLVMGLCNRMTVLDYGKVIAEGLPQDVQKNPKVIEAYLGAGVH
- a CDS encoding ABC transporter permease subunit → MTSIQPIESSTSLVEERNTTKTVIIGLLTAVFVIAAPIIIGSAGGNYWVRVLDFAMLYVMLALGLNVVVGFAGLLDLGYIAFYAVGAYTAALLSSPHLSSQFEWIAALAPNGLHIPFLIIVPIAMALAATFGILLGAPTLRLRGDYLAIVTLGFGEIVRIFMNNLDRPVNITNGPKGITGIDPVHIGDFSLAQTHSLFGIQLPSVYMYYYLFVLCSLLVIWVCTRLQHSRIGRAWAAIREDEIAAKAMGINTRNVKLLAFAMGASFGGLSGAMFGSFQGFVSPESFTFWESIVVLACVVLGGMGHIPGVILGAVLLAIFPEFLRSTMSPLQHALFGHDVVDTEVIRQALYGLAMVVIMLYRSEGLWPAPKHEDKIAKLAKRASKKPVRA